A region from the Rhodothermus profundi genome encodes:
- a CDS encoding response regulator transcription factor, whose product MRHRDVLLREGPGAQSDRIRVVIVDDHPAIREALSDTINSAMGMEVVGQASTAAEAFRLIEKERPTVAVVDISLEDAHGLDLVQNIRAQFPEVLVVIFSMYDESVYAERAIRAGAAGYLMKSEPTQSVVEAIRAVVRGEVYLSRRMASRILSKVAMGRAPGPGFAIDELTDREMAVFQMLGQGYTIDEITERLNLSRKTVETYRRRAKEKLGFDSVAELLQFAVQWTHAQGRGSKL is encoded by the coding sequence ATGAGGCACAGGGACGTCCTTCTACGGGAAGGCCCAGGCGCGCAAAGCGACCGGATTCGCGTAGTCATTGTCGACGACCATCCGGCCATTCGGGAGGCACTTTCGGACACGATCAACAGTGCGATGGGAATGGAGGTGGTGGGGCAGGCAAGCACGGCTGCTGAAGCGTTTCGCCTTATTGAAAAGGAGCGGCCCACGGTGGCGGTGGTCGATATTTCGCTGGAAGATGCCCACGGGCTGGATCTTGTCCAGAATATCCGGGCTCAGTTTCCTGAGGTGCTGGTGGTTATCTTTTCGATGTACGACGAGAGCGTTTATGCGGAGCGCGCGATTCGCGCCGGTGCCGCAGGCTATCTCATGAAGAGTGAACCGACGCAGAGCGTTGTGGAGGCCATCCGTGCCGTTGTGCGGGGCGAAGTGTACCTGAGCCGACGCATGGCGTCTCGCATTCTGAGCAAGGTAGCTATGGGGCGGGCGCCGGGTCCTGGCTTTGCCATCGACGAGCTGACCGACCGAGAGATGGCGGTCTTTCAGATGCTGGGCCAGGGGTATACCATTGACGAGATTACGGAACGGTTGAATTTGAGCCGGAAGACGGTTGAGACCTATCGCCGCCGTGCCAAAGAAAAACTGGGATTTGACTCGGTGGCCGAACTATTGCAGTTTGCCGTGCAGTGGACGCACGCGCAGGGACGAGGCAGTAAACTGTGA
- a CDS encoding response regulator transcription factor: protein MMTLEVLFQRSDPELKDTPRVRRTPIRIFVVDDHPAIQEALAATVGSESDLELVGSARTAAEGMEQIRKLRPDVVVVDISLEDAHGLDLVHQIRSELPETQVVVFSMYDEVAYAERAIRAGAMGYVMKSESTQSVVEAIRTVMQGEVYLSHRMASRILSKVVRGQSVQPHVLSLDMLTDREMAVFQLLGQGYSIEEIMQRLNLSRKTVETYRRRAKEKLGFSSVSELLQFAVQWTYRHTRQE, encoded by the coding sequence ATGATGACATTAGAAGTGTTATTCCAGCGTTCCGATCCTGAGCTAAAAGACACGCCCCGTGTTCGGCGCACGCCTATTCGCATCTTTGTGGTAGATGATCATCCGGCCATTCAGGAAGCTCTTGCCGCAACCGTTGGGAGCGAATCGGATCTGGAGCTGGTGGGAAGCGCGCGCACAGCGGCGGAAGGGATGGAGCAGATTCGCAAGCTGCGGCCGGATGTGGTGGTAGTCGATATTTCGCTCGAAGATGCCCATGGTCTGGATCTGGTGCACCAGATCCGGTCTGAACTGCCCGAGACGCAGGTCGTGGTCTTTTCCATGTACGATGAGGTAGCCTATGCGGAGCGGGCGATCCGGGCCGGCGCTATGGGCTACGTAATGAAGAGTGAGTCGACGCAAAGTGTCGTGGAGGCCATTCGCACGGTAATGCAGGGGGAAGTGTACCTGAGCCACCGAATGGCCTCGCGTATTTTGAGCAAGGTGGTGCGCGGCCAGAGCGTGCAGCCCCATGTGCTGTCGCTGGACATGCTGACGGATCGGGAGATGGCCGTTTTTCAGTTGCTCGGGCAGGGATACTCTATTGAGGAGATTATGCAGCGGTTGAATTTGAGCCGGAAGACGGTCGAGACCTATCGCCGCCGCGCCAAAGAGAAACTGGGATTTTCATCGGTCAGCGAACTCCTGCAGTTTGCGGTGCAGTGGACGTACCGGCACACTCGTCAGGAATAG